In a single window of the Amia ocellicauda isolate fAmiCal2 chromosome 20, fAmiCal2.hap1, whole genome shotgun sequence genome:
- the bnip3 gene encoding BCL2/adenovirus E1B 19 kDa protein-interacting protein 3 — protein MSEKPGGQEDHLRGSWVELHFNNNGNSGVAQSGGQEQVPASVHNGDMEKMLLDAQHESGRSSSRGSSHCDSPPRSQTPLHLRRGSEVHSSGEKNSSQSEEDYLERRREVENLMKKNADWIWDWSSRPENVPPKEFLFKHPKRAATLSMRNTSVMKKGGIFSAEFVKVFLPSLLISHILAVGLGIYIGRRLTTSTSTF, from the exons GTTCCTGGGTGGAGCTGCACTTCAATAATAATGGAAACAGCGGCGTGGCGCAGAGCGGAGGGCAGGAACAGGTGCCAGCGTCCGTCCACAACGGAGACATGGAGAAAATGCTGCTCGATGCCCAGCACGAGTCTGGCCGAAGCAGCTCCAGGGGCAGCTCTCACTGCGACAG TCCTCCAAGATCCCAGACTCCTCTGCATCTCCGCAGGGGCTCGGAGGTGCACAGCAGCGGGGAGAAAAACAGCTCCCAG TCTGAAGAGGATTATCTTGAAAGGAGGAGAGAAGTAGAAAACCTCATGAAGAAAAATGCCGACTGGATCTGGGACTGGTCCAGCCGACCCGAAAACGTGCCACCAAA GGAGTTCCTGTTCAAGCACCCCAAACGTGCCGCCACGCTCAGTATGAGGAACACCAGCGTGATGAAGAAGGGAGGGATCTTCTCGGCCGAGTTTGTGAAGGTTTTCCTTCCATCACTGCTCATCTCTCACATCCTGGCTGTGGGTCTCGG GATTTATATCGGAAGACGTCTGACGACCTCTACAAGTACTTTCTAA
- the ppp2r2d gene encoding serine/threonine-protein phosphatase 2A 55 kDa regulatory subunit B delta isoform, which produces MAGVGGGNDFQWCFSQVKGAIDEDVAEADIISTVEFNYSGDLLATGDKGGRVVIFQREQESKNRPHSRGEYNVYSTFQSHEPEFDYLKSLEIEEKINKIRWLPQQNAAHFLLSTNDKTIKLWKISERDKRAEGYNLKDEDGRLRDPFRITSLRVPVLKPMDLMVEASPRRIFANAHTYHINSISVNSDHETYLSADDLRINLWHLEITDRSFNIVDIKPANMEELTEVITAAECHPHQCNVFVYSSSKGTIRLCDMRAAALCDRHTKFFEEPEDPSSRSFFSEIISSISDVKFSHSGRYMMTRDYLSVKVWDLNMESRPVETYQVHEYLRSKLCSLYENDCIFDKFECCWNGTDGAIMTGSYNNFFRMFDRNTRRDTTLEASRESSKPRAMLKPRKVCTGGKRKKDEISVDSLDFNKKILHTAWHPKENVIAVAATNNLYIFQDKIN; this is translated from the exons ATGGCAG GAGTCGGAGGAGGGAATGATTTCCAGTGGTGTTTCTCTCAGGTGAAAGGCGCCATTGACGAAGATGTGGCGGAAG ctgacattatttcaacagTTGAATTCAACTACTCAGGAGACTTGCTAGCTACTGGGGACAAAGGAGGACGAGTTGTCATATttcagagagaacaggag AGTAAAAACCGTCCTCACTCCAGAGGAGAATACAACGTTTACAGCACTTTTCAGAGTCACGAACCCGAATTTGACTATTTGAAAAGTTTAGAAATCGAGGAGAAAATCAATAAAATTAGGTGGTTGCCCCAACAAAATGCTGCTCACTTCCTTCTTTCTACAAACG ATAAAACTATTAAACTGTGGAAAATCAGTGAAAGGGACAAAAGGGCGGAAGGCTACAACTTAAAAGACGAAGACGGGAGACTGAGAGATCCTTTCCGCATCACGTCGCTACgg GTGCCAGTCTTGAAGCCCATGGACCTGATGGTCGAAGCCAGCCCTCGAAGAATATTTGCCAATGCGCACACGTATCACATTAACTCCATTTCCGTCAATAGTGATCATGAAACCTACCTTTCTGCAGACGACCTAAGAATAAACCTCTGGCACTTAGAAATCACAGATAGAAGTTTTA ACATTGTAGATATCAAGCCTGCCAACATGGAGGAGCTGACGGAAGTGATCACCGCCGCGGAGTGCCACCCCCACCAGTGCAATGTGTTTGTGTACAGCAGTAGCAAGGGCACCATCCGACTATGCGACATGCGTGCCGCGGCCCTCTGTGACCGGCACACGAAGT TCTTCGAGGAGCCCGAGGACCCCAGCAGCAGGTCTTTCTTTTCCGAAATCATCTCTTCGATATCCGACGTCAAGTTCAGCCACAGCGGCCGATACATGATGACGAGAGACTATCTCTCGGTCAAAGTGTGGGATCTCAACATGGAGAGCCGGCCGGTAGAAACGTACCAG GTGCATGAATATCTTCGTAGCAAGCTGTGTTCCTTGTACGAGAACGACTGCATTTTTGACAAGTTCGAATGCTGCTGGAACGGTACCGACGG CGCAATCATGACGGGCTCCTACAACAACTTCTTCAGGATGTTCGACCGCAACACCCGGAGGGACACCACGCTCGAGGCGTCCCGGGAGAGCAGCAAACCACGGGCCATGCTGAAGCCCCGCAAGGTGTGCACGGGCGGCAAGCGGAAGAAGGACGAGATCAGCGTCGACAGCCTGGACTTCAACAAGAAGATCCTGCACACCGCCTGGCACCCGAAGGAGAACGTCATCGCCGTCGCCGCCACCAACAACCTGTATATATTCCAGGACAAGATCAATTAA